One window of the Colletotrichum destructivum chromosome 4, complete sequence genome contains the following:
- a CDS encoding Class II Aminoacyl-tRNA synthetase/Biotinyl protein ligase (BPL) and lipoyl protein ligase (LPL) has product MGRAPTCLFRHSIMVAKPLLRPTASPRLINRSLPHRRAFADVKRPPGAPKPIIDIRHIRENAKLHEENCIDRNYADQSKSPARINEIFAQWQALQKDSRVVRERSNLLRRQIANPASSRDDADLVKMKERSREELLAEARELKQKLTAVEQDEARLVEEMEALALGIPNLTSEATPIGDEPQLLSYINEHPAVIPSASDKVWRSHVHIGSELGLLDFAAAGNTSGWGWYYLLDEAAQLEQALVQYALAVATRHGWRQVAPPSIVYSHIGSACGFQPRDQNGEQQIYALAQSQADADRGKPELSLAGTSEIPLAGMKAETTLDASELPMKRVAVSRCYRAEAGARGANTKGLYRVHEFTKVEMFAWTPPDLGETIDIFEEMLDIQTEILGSLGLHCRVLEMPSTDLGASAVRKCDIEAFFPSRQQQNDGWGEVTSASICTDYQTRRLATRAKIDGKLTFPWTVNGTALAVPRVLAALLEAGWNEKEMSVSIPACLQPWMDGKEKIIRKTPA; this is encoded by the coding sequence ATGGGGAGAGCTCCAACATGTCTATTCCGCCACTCAATAATGGTGGCGAAGCCTTTACTGCGTCCCACGGCCTCACCACGCCTCATTAACCGCTCCTTGCCTCATCGTCGCGCCTTCGCCGACGTCAAGCGACCACCGGGGGCGCCGAAGCCAATCATCGACATTCGGCACATCAGGGAGAACGCGAAGCTGCACGAGGAAAACTGCATCGACCGCAACTATGCCGATCAAAGTAAGAGCCCAGCACGCATCAACGAAATCTTTGCACAATGGCAGGCTCTCCAGAAGGACAGCCGCGTCGTCCGCGAGCGGTCTAACCTCCTGCGCCGCCAGATCGCCAacccggcctcgagccgcgACGACGCTGATTTGGTCAAAATGAAGGAGAGATCGCGCGAGGAGCTGCTTGCAGAGGCGCGCGAGCTCAAGCAGAAGCtcaccgccgtcgagcaggatGAGGCGCGGCTCGTGGAGGAAATGGAGGCCCTggccctcggcatccccAACCTCACCAGCGAAGCCACTCCCATCGGCGACGAGCCGCAGCTGCTGAGCTACATCAATGAGCACCCGGCCGTGATCCCGAGCGCATCAGACAAGGTGTGGAGGTCCCACGTCCACATCGGCTCGGAGCTGGGCCTGCTtgacttcgccgccgccggcaacacCTCCGGCTGGGGCTGGTACTACCTccttgacgaagccgccCAGCTGGAgcaggccctcgtccagTACGCGTTGGCCGTTGCCACGAGACACGGCTGGCGTCAGGTTGCCCCGCCGAGCATCGTATACAGCCACATCGGCTCGGCTTGCGGGTTCCAGCCACGAGATCAGAACGGCGAGCAGCAGATTTACGCGCTCGCTCAGTCGCAGGCCGACGCGGACCGCGGCAAGCCGGAGctctccctcgccggcaCCTCGGAGATCCCATTGGCCGGAATGAAGGCCGAGACGACTCTCGACGCCTCCGAGCTCCCCATGAAGCGCGTCGCCGTCTCGCGCTGCTAtcgcgccgaggccggcgcccgCGGCGCAAACACAAAGGGCCTGTACCGCGTGCACGAGTTCACCAAGGTCGAAATGTTCGCCTGGACGCCCCCCGACCTGGGCGAGACGATCGATATCTTTGAGGAGATGCTCGACATTCAAACCGAGATCCTCGGCTCCCTGGGCCTGCATTGTCGCGTCCTCGAGATGCCCTCCAccgacctcggcgcctcgGCCGTGCGCAAGTGCGACATTGaggccttcttcccctcccgccAGCAGCAGAACGACGGCTGGGGCGAGGTCACCTCGGCCAGCATCTGCACCGACTATCAGACGCGGAGGCTCGCCACGCGCGCCAAAATTGACGGCAAGCTCACGTTCCCCTGGACCGTGAACGGCACAGCGCTCGCCGTCCCCAGAGTGCTGGCTGCTCTTTTGGAGGCCGGTTGGAACGAGAAGGAAATGTCCGTTTCAATCCCGGCCTGTTTGCAACCGTGGATGGACGGAAAGGAGAAGATCATTAGGAAAACCCCCGCATAA